One genomic window of Hyperolius riggenbachi isolate aHypRig1 chromosome 7, aHypRig1.pri, whole genome shotgun sequence includes the following:
- the LOC137525893 gene encoding M protein, serotype 2.1-like → MEQILEDTEESLSLAELEKIIRLLSDEVQSQREQLNKEKQELHALQSETAERGRSRELYVSLQTQTQDLHEALEAEEQTQQQLQEAEQELERLGDASGPASSEDLEARLKDMEEMMASHQQEEKQLLEETQNLKRLLEKSQEELAQTVSEHQKAKEELRKAQRSLPGQSSTDRSAIDLALDTRIREMGLLDMLPDKKQHRK, encoded by the exons atggagcagatccTTGAGGACACTGAAGAAAGTCTCAGCTTGGCGGAGCTGGAG AAAATCATCCGCCTCTTGTCTGATGAGGTCCAATCACAAAGAGAGCAGCTAAACAAGGAGAAACAGGAACTTCACGCCCTCCAATCAGAAACTGCTGAGAG GGGGCGGAGCAGAGAGCTGTATGTCTCCCTGCAGACTCAGACGCAGGACCTCCATGAAGCTCTCGAGGCGGAAGAACAGacccagcagcagctgcaggaggcGGAGCAAGAATTGGAGAGGCTGGGTGACGCTTCAGGACCTGCCTCCAG TGAGGACCTGGAGGCCagactgaaggacatggaggagatgatGGCCTCCCACCAGCAGGAGGAGAAACAGCTGCTGGAGGAGACTCAGAACTTGAAGAGATTACTGGAGAAGTCGCAGGAAGAGCTGGCCCAGACTGTGTCCGAACATCAGAAAG CGAAAGAAGAACTCCGCAAGGCGCAGAGAAGCCTCCCCGGCCAGAGCTCCACAGATCGCAGCGCGATAGACCTGGCGCTCGACACCCGCATCAGAGAGATGGGTCTGCTGGACATGCTGCCCGATAAGAAGCAGCACAGGAAGTGA